One genomic segment of Mytilus trossulus isolate FHL-02 chromosome 4, PNRI_Mtr1.1.1.hap1, whole genome shotgun sequence includes these proteins:
- the LOC134716669 gene encoding uncharacterized protein LOC134716669, with the protein MKLTVSLCLLFLPFCWSADGEPSQCPNECEIDKDQGYCCENDPSDKCPKVKRYYYDSNKKRCKKFGFEGCGGNENSFESRKECNEHCKKNCRPGKANKIKSDKNGDRETKKGERKAKQEAKKMEREEKNAGKVNKKSSDKKEERERKKAERKARKEAKKREREEKKASRKAEREEKKAARKAEREAKKND; encoded by the exons ATGAAGTTAACGGTTTCTTTATGTCTCTTGTTTCTGCCTTTTTGCTGGAGCGCTGATGGTGAACCATCTCAATGTCCAAATG AATGTGAAATTGATAAAGACCAGGGGTACTGTTGCGAAAATGATCCATCGGACAAATGCCCAAAAGTAAAAAGATATTATTACGATTCGAATAAAAAAAGGTGTAAGAAGTTTGGATTTGAAGGCTGTGGTGGAAATGAAAATAGTTTTGAATCCAGGAAAGAATGTAATGAACATTGCAAAA aaaattgcAGACCAGGTAAAGCGAATAAAATTAAATCCGACAAAAACGGAGATAGAGAAACAAAAAAAGGTGAGAGAAAAGCAAAACAAGAAGCCAAAAAGATGGAAAGAGAGGAAAAGAACGCaggtaaagtaaataaaaaatcatcgGACAAAAAGGAggaaagagaaagaaaaaaggCAGAGAGAAAAGCCAGAAAAGAAGCCAAAAAAAGAGAAAGAGAGGAAAAGAAAGCATCTAGAAAAGCGGAAAGAGAAGAAAAGAAAGCAGCTAGAAAAGCAGAAAGAGAAGCCAAGAAGAATGATTAA